From a region of the Sporosarcina ureilytica genome:
- a CDS encoding ABC transporter ATP-binding protein — translation MTKPLLKVKGLKKYFPIKKGLLGRTAGHVKAVDDVSFHVNEGETLGIVGESGCGKSTTGRMLMRLLEPTEGSVEFDGKELTSLSAGEMRKTRRDIQMVFQDPYASLNPRHTIERILSEPLLVHGVKDPKERREKVHRFLEVVGLSAYHARRYPHQFSGGQRQRIGIARALMTNPKLIIADEPVSALDVSIQAQVLNLMQDLQKEFNLTYIFIAHDLGVVRHISDRVGVMYLGKMVEVAESEKLYAKPLHPYTQALLSAVPVPDPEHQKQEVLLEGDMPNPAEPPTGCRFHTRCPFKMDICGQVIPQLVNFEEGHSVACHLYYEESDNDIKQKEGVIT, via the coding sequence ATGACGAAGCCCTTATTAAAAGTTAAAGGTTTAAAGAAGTATTTTCCAATAAAGAAGGGCTTGCTTGGCAGAACGGCGGGCCATGTAAAAGCAGTGGATGATGTATCATTTCATGTGAATGAAGGAGAAACGTTAGGGATTGTAGGGGAATCAGGTTGTGGTAAGTCTACAACGGGCCGGATGCTGATGCGCTTACTCGAACCTACTGAAGGTAGTGTCGAATTTGATGGCAAGGAATTGACGTCACTTTCGGCGGGCGAAATGAGGAAAACGCGACGCGATATCCAAATGGTATTTCAAGATCCCTATGCTTCCTTAAATCCGCGTCATACGATAGAAAGAATATTAAGCGAGCCGCTACTTGTTCACGGCGTCAAAGATCCGAAAGAACGAAGAGAGAAAGTCCATAGATTTCTTGAGGTTGTTGGATTAAGTGCCTACCATGCAAGGCGTTATCCACATCAGTTTAGTGGAGGACAGCGGCAAAGAATAGGAATTGCCCGTGCTTTGATGACGAATCCGAAATTGATTATTGCAGATGAACCTGTTTCCGCATTAGACGTGTCGATTCAAGCGCAAGTTTTGAATCTCATGCAAGATTTGCAGAAAGAGTTTAATTTAACGTATATCTTCATTGCCCATGACTTAGGGGTCGTTCGCCATATTAGCGATAGAGTCGGTGTGATGTATTTAGGGAAAATGGTTGAAGTGGCGGAAAGTGAAAAACTATACGCCAAGCCATTACATCCATATACGCAGGCGTTGTTGTCAGCAGTTCCTGTTCCAGATCCTGAACATCAGAAGCAGGAAGTTTTACTAGAAGGGGATATGCCGAATCCAGCAGAACCACCGACTGGTTGTAGATTTCATACGAGATGTCCTTTTAAAATGGACATCTGCGGACAAGTCATTCCGCAACTTGTTAATTTCGAGGAGGGTCATTCTGTTGCTTGCCATTTATACTATGAAGAAAGCGACAATGATATAAAACAGAAAGAGGGGGTCATTACGTGA